From Candidatus Poribacteria bacterium, the proteins below share one genomic window:
- a CDS encoding SpoIIE family protein phosphatase yields MLPEAEKLQFLQKTELFAELPQTELKAICHIANEVAYPAYSTLFEEGDEGDSLYLLVEGEVSIIKAGTEVLFFNEKGYCLGEIALIDNKPRSATVKTVKPTQFLRITRSDFYNAMAREPRIGSGMFRVLNEKIRRDLEIQMSAIRKEVAQEESMRLAAEVQKSLLPNKEIAQRHVSSSGYCRPANSVGGDYYDYMELRDNSVAIFLGDVMGHGYHSAMVAAMTKSCLQTQLRFDASVPEVMKAITRVTEEDAQAFIYMTCCYLIIHPDNRLEFANAGHPQMLLYRAEQNGIKRDDTDLIELESSFLPVGISMSDTPTQYYSSEVEWYPGDLLVLYSDGITEAFNPNAEMYGFDRFTELISQKRHLSPEEIKTEILSDLQAHQQDESANDDITLVVVKFL; encoded by the coding sequence ATGCTACCAGAAGCAGAGAAGTTACAGTTTTTACAAAAGACGGAACTTTTTGCAGAACTCCCACAAACCGAATTAAAAGCGATCTGTCATATTGCCAACGAAGTCGCGTATCCAGCCTATTCAACGCTCTTTGAGGAGGGAGATGAAGGCGATTCGCTTTACTTATTGGTGGAGGGTGAAGTCAGTATCATCAAGGCAGGAACAGAAGTCTTGTTCTTCAATGAAAAGGGGTACTGCCTCGGAGAAATCGCCCTGATTGACAATAAACCGCGGAGTGCTACAGTTAAAACAGTAAAACCCACACAATTTCTGCGGATCACGAGAAGCGATTTTTACAACGCTATGGCACGAGAACCGCGAATTGGGAGTGGGATGTTCCGGGTCTTGAATGAGAAAATCCGACGCGACCTTGAGATCCAGATGAGTGCTATCCGTAAGGAGGTGGCGCAGGAAGAATCAATGCGGCTTGCCGCTGAAGTTCAAAAATCTCTCCTCCCAAATAAAGAAATAGCGCAACGCCACGTCAGTTCCTCCGGATATTGCCGACCCGCGAATAGCGTCGGCGGTGATTATTACGACTATATGGAACTCCGGGACAATAGCGTCGCCATTTTTCTCGGTGATGTCATGGGGCACGGCTATCATTCGGCGATGGTTGCTGCAATGACAAAAAGCTGCTTGCAAACACAGCTCCGTTTCGATGCTTCTGTGCCGGAAGTCATGAAAGCCATTACCCGTGTCACAGAAGAAGATGCCCAGGCTTTTATCTACATGACCTGCTGTTATCTTATCATTCACCCCGATAATCGGTTGGAGTTCGCCAATGCCGGGCACCCGCAGATGCTCCTCTATCGTGCTGAACAGAACGGCATCAAGCGTGACGATACGGATCTCATTGAGTTAGAATCCTCTTTTCTCCCGGTCGGTATTTCAATGTCCGACACCCCGACGCAATACTACAGTTCTGAAGTAGAGTGGTATCCGGGGGATCTGTTGGTCCTTTATTCAGATGGGATCACAGAAGCATTCAATCCTAACGCCGAAATGTATGGATTCGACAGGTTCACAGAACTCATTTCGCAAAAACGACATCTGTCCCCTGAAGAGATAAAGACAGAGATTCTGTCCGACCTGCAGGCACATCAACAGGACGAAAGTGCCAATGATGACATTACGTTGGTCGTCGTGAAGTTTTTGTAA
- a CDS encoding AMP-binding protein, producing MSITDFFRGKVLLITGGTAFLGQPMVAKILTALPDIQKIYLLIRSRTDTTGKHTSAQERLENELLTSDVFASLRRLHGDNFDAWAQQKLTAVEGDLTHERLGFSDAEYQRLQNEVQVFINIAGLVDFDPPFDDSLWGNALAAKHVVNFAKGCPDAVFLHISTAYVCGDKPGRVPEELPLAYAHYARQHREKTGMPIPETLSEEIEGLLSLSAAIRAEAESPETLVNLQQEAEAQIKGTRKGLAAQIEELKAEWLEERLVEEGLKHARSRGWNDTYTYMKFLAEQMVMELRGELPTAIVRPSIIESSFDEPEPGWLGGFRMCEPLIVGFGKGRLPDFPADPDIILDIIPVDFVVNAILAAAEATAKRRGLEVYHVATGTQNPLYFRGIFEATYEYFMKYPMVEDGKPVAVPIWKYPSLAEFQRKLDSRMRLVDLAVQTLGKLPIRAAKRKRRHLVLKQSGIKALLHYIRIYAPYTRTNFEFETEKTQGLYEALSPTEQQRFNFDVSRIHWKRYFQEIHIPGIKRHVLKIENNTANDTEASSSAKQEKANSQDESEESATALKRIAPKTIVDLIKMQAARIPDRIALQMANESGWEVYTYAETYTLSRQVAWQLWKSGLRKDDRVILVSENQPEWCIAYLAAIQIGIAVVPLDAQTPAHEILAIAKFTTAKSILASESVLEKSDAEILSTPETMLQNINKNCEIVGVSDARVHEAPTTEIPADFPNVDVSPDTVASIIFTMGTTVEAKGAMLTHGGFISNVQAVAKALPPTDTERILSALPLYHALSFSCSLLMALYSGTTATYVNALRPTTLLKTMREAKTTAFIGVPRLFQMLQSTIERQASRADTPGETLAKKAQAVMGGEIRVLVSGGASLSDAIYDGFQKFGMTLYQGYGMTETAPVLSVNPYLKSKRGSVGPAVEGVELQIKNPGSDGIGEIIAKGPSTMKGYYQNADATEKAIRNGWLYTGDLGYMDADGYLYLTGHCKDIIVPASGKNVYPVELEALYRDSSETISEMCVLGIPHEDGSDMGIHAVIVPTTPDEETQTEIQHYLQARAKQLPSYQQFHKSHFWNDPLPKTADGEIDRQRLRCSLEAHIKSMADLQENPSADVDSAAPRSDIPEEILSTLARLARMPAHQIQRESRLDTDLGLDSLTRLDLLLVLESRLGETIPDALLANLETVGDVVTLIETFPTDIAREKEKPREVGKPEFRQVPRWYARAFRTVITGIYRNYFSLKCYGLEHIPQDKPYIIMPNHTSHLDTLTVITALGTKAYRLWTLAARDYWFATRFQGWFAGTCLNALPIEREGNFTEFLQDLRAANEVMSENNGLLIFPEGTRSLDGKLQPFKPGVLSLLIYTPNVPVIPAYIDGTYHALPKGQNLPKKHPVRIVFGEPFTFPPEDWGPQDKTPINPDRYQEFLELAQNRVAKLGAMLR from the coding sequence ATGTCAATCACTGATTTTTTTCGGGGAAAAGTTCTGCTTATTACTGGTGGCACCGCATTTTTGGGGCAACCGATGGTCGCAAAAATTTTAACTGCCCTTCCCGATATTCAAAAGATTTATCTTCTCATTCGAAGTCGCACGGATACAACTGGAAAACACACTTCCGCTCAAGAACGTTTAGAAAATGAGCTTCTCACTTCCGACGTTTTTGCTTCCCTTCGTCGGCTACACGGCGACAATTTTGATGCATGGGCGCAGCAGAAATTGACAGCTGTTGAGGGTGATCTCACGCACGAGCGTCTTGGATTCAGCGATGCGGAATACCAAAGACTCCAGAACGAAGTCCAGGTTTTTATCAATATCGCGGGCCTTGTAGATTTTGATCCACCTTTCGATGATTCTTTGTGGGGGAATGCCCTCGCTGCCAAACATGTCGTCAACTTTGCCAAGGGTTGCCCGGATGCTGTGTTTCTCCACATCTCAACAGCCTACGTTTGCGGCGACAAACCGGGACGCGTGCCTGAAGAACTTCCATTGGCATACGCACACTACGCAAGACAACACCGCGAAAAAACTGGCATGCCTATCCCTGAAACGCTCTCCGAGGAGATCGAAGGGTTGCTTTCCCTGAGTGCTGCTATCCGTGCTGAAGCCGAATCGCCTGAAACTCTCGTTAACCTTCAGCAAGAAGCGGAGGCACAAATAAAAGGAACGCGTAAGGGACTTGCGGCACAGATCGAGGAGTTGAAGGCAGAATGGCTTGAGGAACGCTTGGTTGAGGAAGGGTTGAAGCACGCTCGTTCGCGCGGATGGAACGATACTTACACCTATATGAAATTCCTCGCTGAGCAGATGGTTATGGAATTGCGCGGCGAACTGCCCACTGCTATCGTGCGTCCCTCAATTATTGAGAGTAGTTTTGATGAGCCTGAACCCGGATGGCTCGGCGGATTTCGGATGTGCGAACCTCTGATCGTGGGTTTTGGGAAAGGACGACTCCCGGATTTCCCGGCAGATCCAGACATAATCCTCGATATTATCCCTGTCGATTTTGTAGTGAATGCTATCTTGGCAGCTGCTGAGGCGACTGCAAAGCGCCGCGGTCTTGAAGTGTATCATGTCGCGACAGGGACGCAGAATCCGCTCTATTTTCGAGGTATCTTTGAAGCAACCTACGAATATTTTATGAAATATCCAATGGTAGAGGACGGAAAACCGGTTGCGGTCCCAATTTGGAAATATCCGAGCTTAGCGGAATTTCAGCGAAAATTGGATAGTCGTATGCGTCTGGTCGATCTTGCCGTTCAGACCCTTGGCAAACTTCCGATACGTGCGGCTAAGCGGAAACGCCGTCACCTTGTCCTGAAGCAGAGCGGTATCAAAGCACTCCTGCATTACATCAGAATCTATGCCCCTTACACGCGGACTAACTTTGAATTTGAGACCGAGAAAACCCAAGGGCTTTACGAGGCGCTTTCACCGACAGAACAGCAGCGTTTTAACTTCGATGTTTCAAGGATCCATTGGAAGCGATATTTCCAAGAGATCCATATCCCTGGCATAAAGAGACATGTGTTGAAGATTGAAAATAACACAGCGAACGATACAGAAGCATCTTCCTCTGCCAAACAGGAGAAAGCGAATTCGCAAGACGAGTCCGAGGAGTCCGCGACTGCCCTCAAACGGATTGCCCCCAAAACGATCGTAGACCTGATTAAAATGCAAGCCGCGCGAATCCCAGATAGAATCGCGCTGCAGATGGCAAACGAAAGCGGATGGGAAGTGTATACATACGCGGAGACGTATACCTTGTCGCGCCAAGTCGCGTGGCAGCTCTGGAAAAGCGGTTTGCGAAAAGACGATCGCGTGATATTAGTTTCTGAAAACCAGCCCGAATGGTGTATCGCTTACCTTGCAGCTATCCAAATAGGTATCGCTGTTGTTCCGCTTGACGCGCAAACACCCGCCCATGAAATTTTGGCAATCGCCAAGTTCACTACTGCGAAATCGATTTTAGCCTCCGAAAGCGTATTAGAAAAATCGGATGCGGAAATCCTATCAACGCCAGAGACGATGTTACAAAACATCAATAAGAACTGTGAAATTGTGGGAGTTTCCGATGCCAGGGTGCACGAAGCCCCAACCACCGAGATTCCTGCCGATTTTCCGAATGTAGACGTCTCTCCAGACACCGTTGCTTCGATTATCTTTACAATGGGAACTACTGTTGAAGCGAAAGGTGCGATGCTCACGCACGGCGGCTTTATTTCCAATGTCCAAGCAGTGGCAAAAGCCCTCCCACCGACAGACACCGAGCGGATCCTGTCAGCACTTCCATTGTATCATGCCTTGAGTTTCTCCTGTAGTTTACTGATGGCACTTTACAGCGGCACGACGGCGACTTACGTCAATGCCCTTCGTCCTACAACACTTCTGAAGACAATGCGTGAGGCAAAGACGACGGCTTTTATTGGCGTTCCACGCCTTTTTCAGATGCTTCAAAGCACAATTGAACGACAAGCATCGCGAGCAGATACACCGGGTGAGACATTGGCAAAAAAAGCACAAGCGGTCATGGGGGGTGAAATACGCGTCCTCGTTAGTGGTGGTGCCTCGCTTTCCGATGCGATCTACGACGGATTTCAAAAATTCGGTATGACCCTTTACCAAGGCTACGGAATGACTGAAACAGCACCCGTTCTCAGTGTCAATCCATATCTAAAAAGTAAGCGGGGTTCGGTAGGACCAGCGGTAGAAGGCGTGGAACTTCAAATCAAGAATCCGGGCAGTGATGGTATCGGGGAGATCATCGCTAAGGGACCGAGTACGATGAAGGGCTACTATCAGAACGCGGATGCTACAGAAAAGGCTATTCGCAACGGATGGCTCTACACAGGCGATTTGGGCTACATGGACGCGGATGGCTACCTCTATCTCACTGGACATTGCAAGGACATTATCGTTCCCGCATCTGGAAAGAATGTCTATCCCGTTGAATTGGAGGCACTCTATCGAGACAGTTCGGAAACCATTTCTGAAATGTGTGTCCTCGGCATTCCGCATGAAGACGGGTCGGATATGGGTATACATGCCGTGATTGTGCCGACAACTCCCGACGAGGAAACGCAAACGGAAATTCAGCACTACCTTCAGGCGCGAGCAAAGCAGCTACCGAGTTACCAACAATTCCACAAATCTCACTTCTGGAACGATCCCCTACCAAAGACTGCGGATGGGGAGATAGATCGACAACGTCTAAGGTGTAGCTTGGAGGCGCATATTAAAAGTATGGCAGACCTTCAGGAGAATCCCAGCGCGGATGTAGATAGTGCTGCACCCAGATCGGACATACCAGAAGAAATCCTCTCTACCCTCGCACGATTGGCACGCATGCCGGCACACCAAATTCAGCGGGAGAGCCGTTTAGATACCGACTTAGGGCTTGATTCACTCACGCGCCTCGATCTTCTACTGGTCCTTGAATCCAGACTGGGTGAAACAATTCCTGATGCGTTACTCGCCAATTTAGAGACGGTCGGTGATGTTGTCACATTAATCGAGACGTTTCCCACGGACATCGCAAGAGAGAAAGAGAAGCCTCGCGAGGTCGGAAAGCCTGAGTTCAGGCAGGTGCCTCGGTGGTATGCCCGTGCGTTTCGCACCGTGATTACCGGCATCTATCGGAACTATTTTTCATTGAAATGCTACGGGCTTGAGCATATTCCACAGGATAAACCCTATATTATTATGCCGAATCACACAAGTCACCTTGATACTTTAACGGTGATTACTGCGCTCGGAACGAAGGCGTACCGACTCTGGACGCTCGCTGCCCGAGATTACTGGTTCGCGACCCGTTTTCAAGGTTGGTTTGCTGGGACGTGCCTTAACGCGCTGCCGATAGAACGGGAGGGGAATTTTACTGAGTTTCTACAGGATCTCAGGGCAGCGAACGAGGTGATGTCAGAAAATAACGGCTTGCTCATCTTTCCTGAAGGGACACGTTCCCTTGATGGTAAACTTCAACCTTTCAAACCGGGTGTGCTTAGTTTGCTCATCTATACGCCTAACGTCCCGGTTATACCGGCTTATATTGACGGAACCTACCACGCGTTACCGAAGGGACAGAACTTACCTAAGAAACATCCTGTGCGTATCGTTTTTGGTGAACCGTTTACCTTCCCGCCGGAGGATTGGGGACCGCAGGACAAAACGCCGATCAATCCCGACAGATACCAGGAATTTTTGGAATTGGCACAAAATCGAGTTGCTAAACTTGGAGCCATGCTGAGATAA